The Salvia miltiorrhiza cultivar Shanhuang (shh) chromosome 1, IMPLAD_Smil_shh, whole genome shotgun sequence genome has a window encoding:
- the LOC131014931 gene encoding uncharacterized protein LOC131014931, which produces MAAAAAYRVEEEQLWKCPKHPSKRRRHGVCPTCLRDRLISLCPNCGNVRPCPCNASAALSSASSSSSSSCTAAEPSFARSRSLAIPFFLRSNPSRVHTASFLSVFRRAKSKKGGDARKREGDGDGDGDEKHDVSNNRIEDFARMISRSRSVGVGTAARGCDGSPSSGKGKFWNLKAFRSSKTPKAADQSTSNKG; this is translated from the coding sequence ATGGCGGCGGCTGCTGCGTATCGCGTGGAGGAGGAACAGCTCTGGAAATGCCCCAAGCACCCCTCCAAGCGGCGGCGTCACGGCGTCTGCCCCACCTGCCTCCGCGACCGCCTCATCAGCCTCTGCCCCAATTGCGGAAACGTCCGCCCCTGCCCCTGCAACGCCTCCGCCGCGCTCTCCTCcgcctcctcttcctcctcctcctcctgcACCGCCGCCGAGCCCTCCTTCGCCCGCTCCCGCTCTCTCGCCATCCCCTTCTTCCTCCGCTCCAATCCCAGCCGCGTCCACACGGCCTCGTTTCTCTCCGTTTTTAGGCGGGCCAAGAGCAAGAAGGGCGGCGACGCCAGGAAACGCGAaggcgacggcgacggcgacggcgatGAGAAGCATGATGTGAGCAATAACAGGATTGAGGATTTTGCGAGGATGATTTCGCGGTCGAGGTCCGTCGGTGTCGGCACGGCGGCGCGTGGCTGCGACGGCAGCCCCTCGTCGGGGAAGGGAAAGTTCTGGAATTTGAAGGCGTTTCGCAGTTCCAAGACTCCCAAGGCCGCTGATCAATCCACCTCCAACaaagggtga